The following proteins are co-located in the Sporolactobacillus pectinivorans genome:
- the pstA gene encoding phosphate ABC transporter permease PstA: MSSKVTNRIALSLIVLCAVIMAGILAALLGYILVNGVTSISWHFLTSESSTFQAGGGIKDQLWNSFYVLIITMILTVPIGTSGGIYLAEYARPGKMTSFIRSCVEVLASLPSIVVGMFGMLVFVDYFQFHFSVLSGALALTVFNLPVIVRVTEDGFRSLSLHQKEGGLALGLTHWHTIKTILLPAAFPSILTGIILSAGRVFGESAALLFTAGMSTPSLDFTNWNPAAPTSPLNLFRSAETLSVHIWAVNTSGIIPDIQTVANGSAAVLVICVLLFNLLARALGKVINQKLSGKS; encoded by the coding sequence ATGAGCAGCAAGGTGACGAATAGAATCGCTCTATCACTCATTGTTCTTTGTGCCGTGATCATGGCTGGTATTCTCGCAGCGTTGCTTGGCTATATATTAGTCAATGGTGTGACAAGTATTTCTTGGCATTTTCTTACTTCGGAGTCCAGTACATTCCAAGCGGGCGGCGGGATCAAGGATCAACTCTGGAATTCTTTTTACGTGTTGATTATTACGATGATTTTGACTGTGCCGATTGGGACGAGTGGCGGAATTTATCTTGCAGAATACGCTAGACCCGGCAAAATGACATCTTTCATCCGCTCTTGTGTTGAGGTGCTTGCATCTCTGCCTTCTATTGTTGTCGGTATGTTTGGGATGCTCGTTTTTGTAGATTATTTTCAGTTTCATTTTTCTGTACTTTCCGGTGCTCTTGCGCTCACCGTATTTAACCTTCCGGTAATTGTGCGTGTAACAGAAGACGGTTTCCGCTCTCTATCGTTACACCAGAAAGAAGGCGGCCTCGCGCTCGGCCTCACTCACTGGCACACGATTAAAACCATTCTGCTCCCGGCGGCTTTTCCGAGCATATTGACAGGAATCATTCTGTCTGCAGGCAGAGTATTCGGCGAATCTGCGGCTTTACTGTTTACAGCAGGCATGTCTACGCCAAGTCTGGATTTCACAAACTGGAATCCTGCTGCACCCACTTCGCCGTTAAACCTGTTCCGTTCAGCTGAGACACTTTCGGTTCACATTTGGGCTGTGAATACTTCGGGTATTATCCCAGACATTCAGACTGTTGCAAATGGGTCCGCTGCTGTCCTTGTTATCTGCGTTCTGCTGTTTAACCTGCTGGCACGTGCACTAGGAAAAGTAATCAATCAAAAATTATCAGGAAAATCATGA
- the icd gene encoding NADP-dependent isocitrate dehydrogenase, whose translation MTEGRQITVEDGILNVPEHPIIPFIEGDGIGPDIWKAASRVFNAAVKKAYQGRKEIVWKEVLAGQKAFDLTGEWLPQKTLDEIRKYVIAIKGPLTTPVGGGIRSLNVALRQELDLFTCLRPVRYFHGVPSPVKHPEHVDMVIFRENTEDIYAGIEFESETPEVKKVIGFLQDEMDVRKIRFPETSGIGIKPVSKEGTSRLVRAAIRYAISEGRKSVTLVHKGNIMKFTEGAFKNWGYDLAEKEFPDQTFTWRQFDAIAEKEGKQAAAKAQKQAESDGKIIIKDAIADNFLQQILTRPAEHDVIATMNLDGDYISDALAAQVGGIGIAPGANINYETGIAIFEATHGTAPKYAGLDKVNPSSVILSGVLMFEHLKWYEAAKMITRAIEKTISSKTVTYDFARLMNGANEVKCSEFADAVISNL comes from the coding sequence GTGACAGAGGGAAGACAGATTACAGTAGAAGACGGTATTTTAAATGTTCCTGAACATCCGATCATTCCTTTTATTGAAGGGGACGGGATCGGTCCGGATATCTGGAAGGCGGCATCGAGAGTTTTCAACGCCGCGGTAAAAAAAGCTTATCAGGGCCGGAAAGAAATTGTCTGGAAAGAAGTACTGGCCGGGCAGAAAGCTTTTGATCTTACCGGTGAATGGCTGCCTCAGAAAACCCTTGACGAGATTAGAAAGTATGTGATTGCCATTAAGGGGCCGCTGACAACGCCTGTGGGCGGGGGAATTCGTTCTTTGAATGTAGCGCTTCGCCAGGAACTTGATCTTTTTACCTGCCTCCGTCCAGTTCGTTATTTTCACGGTGTGCCATCTCCGGTAAAACATCCGGAACATGTAGACATGGTTATCTTCCGTGAAAATACTGAGGATATTTATGCAGGGATTGAGTTTGAATCGGAAACTCCTGAAGTCAAGAAAGTGATCGGTTTTCTTCAGGATGAAATGGATGTTCGTAAAATCCGTTTTCCTGAGACTTCCGGAATCGGCATTAAGCCGGTTTCAAAAGAAGGGACCAGCCGATTGGTGCGTGCTGCGATTCGCTACGCGATCAGTGAAGGACGCAAGAGTGTCACTCTGGTTCATAAGGGAAATATTATGAAATTCACGGAGGGTGCCTTTAAAAACTGGGGCTACGATCTTGCTGAAAAAGAGTTCCCGGATCAGACATTTACGTGGAGACAGTTCGATGCCATAGCCGAGAAAGAGGGAAAGCAGGCTGCTGCCAAAGCGCAGAAGCAGGCGGAATCTGACGGAAAAATTATCATCAAGGATGCAATCGCTGATAATTTTCTTCAGCAGATACTGACACGGCCGGCGGAACACGACGTGATAGCCACAATGAATCTGGATGGAGATTATATCTCGGATGCCTTGGCTGCACAGGTTGGTGGCATCGGAATTGCACCGGGTGCCAATATCAACTATGAAACGGGTATAGCCATATTCGAAGCAACGCATGGAACAGCTCCGAAATATGCCGGCCTGGACAAAGTCAACCCGTCATCTGTCATTCTTTCCGGTGTCCTGATGTTTGAGCATCTTAAGTGGTATGAAGCAGCCAAAATGATCACGCGGGCTATTGAGAAGACTATTTCATCGAAGACTGTGACTTATGATTTTGCCCGCTTGATGAATGGAGCAAATGAAGTGAAGTGTTCGGAGTTCGCGGACGCGGTGATTAGCAATTTATGA
- a CDS encoding FxsA family protein, whose amino-acid sequence MMRSINTGSRLRIALIVFFIYLLAEISLLIWVGRHFGALNTFLLLLISAVLGIWTVMKQGLSILRHIRDDLSMHIIPGRPLLDGLCLILGGLLLVIPGLISDAVGLLLLIPSLRGFMRKRIARWFQNKISRGDFTFISFRKRI is encoded by the coding sequence ATGATGCGGTCTATTAATACCGGATCCCGCCTTCGGATAGCACTGATCGTATTTTTCATTTATCTTCTGGCGGAAATCAGCCTTCTGATTTGGGTCGGAAGGCATTTTGGTGCTTTGAACACTTTTCTATTGCTGTTAATCAGTGCAGTACTGGGAATCTGGACGGTCATGAAACAGGGTCTGTCGATTTTGCGGCACATCAGGGATGATCTCAGTATGCACATTATTCCGGGGCGGCCGCTTCTGGATGGTCTCTGCCTGATTCTCGGAGGACTTCTTTTAGTTATTCCGGGACTCATCAGCGATGCTGTCGGCCTGCTCCTGCTCATTCCTTCATTGAGAGGTTTTATGAGAAAAAGGATAGCACGCTGGTTTCAGAACAAGATCAGTCGCGGCGACTTTACATTCATTTCATTTCGAAAAAGGATTTAA
- the mdh gene encoding malate dehydrogenase — translation MSVNRRKVAVVGAGFTGSTTAFLIARSDLADVVLVDIPKMEGPTRGKALDMLESAPILGFDTKVAGTSDFSETADSDVVIITAGVARKPGMSRDDLVSINVGIMKEVTRNIVKYSPDCTIIVLSNPVDAMTYTVYKESGFPKNRVIGQSGVLDSARFRTFIAEELNLSAEDITGFVLGGHGDCMVPLIRYSYAGGIPIDRLISKERIEAIVERTRKGGGEIVSLLGNGSAYYAPAAALFQMAESILKDKRRIVPAIACLDGEYGYSDIYLGVPVVLGKNGIEQIIELSLTKEEKDALDQSVESVKAVLETI, via the coding sequence ATGTCGGTTAACCGCAGAAAAGTCGCTGTTGTAGGTGCTGGCTTTACAGGTTCAACAACCGCTTTTCTTATTGCCCGGAGTGATTTGGCTGATGTCGTGCTGGTGGATATTCCGAAGATGGAGGGACCGACCCGGGGAAAAGCGTTGGATATGCTTGAATCTGCGCCGATTCTCGGATTTGACACAAAAGTTGCAGGAACTTCAGATTTCAGTGAAACGGCGGATTCCGATGTTGTCATCATCACAGCGGGAGTAGCACGGAAACCCGGCATGAGCCGGGATGATCTAGTATCTATCAATGTAGGTATTATGAAGGAAGTGACACGGAATATTGTAAAATATTCACCTGATTGCACAATTATTGTGCTGAGCAATCCGGTGGATGCGATGACTTACACCGTTTACAAGGAATCCGGATTCCCGAAGAATCGGGTAATCGGCCAATCCGGCGTCTTAGATTCCGCACGCTTCAGGACATTTATCGCCGAAGAACTGAATCTCTCAGCTGAAGATATTACGGGATTTGTTCTTGGCGGGCACGGGGACTGCATGGTTCCGCTAATCCGCTACTCTTATGCGGGGGGGATACCGATTGATCGGCTGATCTCGAAAGAACGAATCGAGGCGATCGTTGAACGGACAAGGAAGGGCGGTGGAGAGATTGTTTCTTTGCTCGGGAATGGCAGCGCTTACTATGCCCCGGCAGCAGCATTATTCCAAATGGCGGAATCAATACTTAAAGATAAGCGGCGCATTGTACCTGCCATTGCCTGCCTAGATGGCGAATACGGCTACAGCGATATCTATCTGGGTGTCCCGGTTGTTCTGGGAAAGAACGGAATTGAACAAATCATTGAGCTGAGCCTGACCAAAGAAGAAAAAGACGCTTTGGATCAATCTGTTGAATCGGTAAAGGCGGTACTCGAAACAATATAG
- the citZ gene encoding citrate synthase produces MTTTKGLEGVVATTSAISSITNDVLTYRGYSIQDLAEHSNFEECIYLLWNGELPTDNQLDIFKNKLAENAGVPNEIFALIKAYPLQTVHPMAVLRTAVSALGVLDPDADRMDLLSNKDKAIRIQAKIATIVAGFARIRQGAEPVAPNKNLGFAANFLYMLKGRIPTEVETRAFDTALVLHADHELNASTFTARVCVATLSDIYSGVTSAIGALKGPLHGGANEQVMNMLEKIGSLDNVNFYIENALASKEKIMGFGHRVYKNGDPRARILKKMADQLTKLDGDARYYEMSVRIEQLLREKKGLLPNTDFYSATLYHALGIEKDLFTPVFAMSRTSGWVAHILEQYSDNRLIRPRAEYNGPGLRPYLAMSER; encoded by the coding sequence ATGACAACGACCAAGGGTCTGGAAGGCGTTGTTGCAACAACCTCGGCCATAAGCTCGATCACTAACGATGTGCTGACATATCGCGGTTACAGCATTCAAGATCTGGCTGAACATTCTAATTTTGAAGAGTGTATCTATTTACTTTGGAATGGTGAATTGCCCACAGACAATCAGCTTGATATTTTCAAGAATAAACTTGCTGAGAATGCCGGTGTGCCCAATGAGATTTTTGCATTGATCAAGGCATATCCGCTTCAGACCGTCCACCCGATGGCTGTCCTCAGGACGGCAGTTTCCGCTCTGGGTGTTCTTGATCCTGATGCCGATCGCATGGATCTGCTTTCAAACAAAGACAAGGCCATCCGGATCCAGGCAAAAATCGCGACGATTGTAGCCGGATTTGCACGGATCCGGCAGGGCGCTGAACCTGTTGCTCCCAATAAAAATCTCGGCTTTGCGGCAAATTTTCTCTATATGCTGAAGGGCCGAATTCCGACGGAAGTTGAAACCCGGGCGTTTGATACGGCACTGGTTCTGCATGCTGATCATGAGTTGAACGCTTCGACATTTACAGCGCGTGTCTGTGTTGCAACGCTTTCCGATATTTATTCCGGAGTGACTTCGGCGATCGGGGCGCTGAAAGGACCGCTGCATGGCGGGGCAAACGAACAAGTAATGAATATGCTGGAGAAAATCGGATCTCTTGATAACGTGAATTTTTATATTGAAAACGCATTGGCAAGCAAGGAGAAAATTATGGGATTCGGGCACAGAGTCTACAAAAATGGCGATCCCAGAGCCCGAATTCTCAAAAAAATGGCTGATCAGCTGACGAAATTGGACGGCGACGCCCGGTACTATGAAATGTCCGTGCGCATTGAACAATTGCTTAGAGAAAAAAAGGGATTGCTGCCTAATACCGATTTCTACTCGGCAACACTTTACCATGCGCTGGGTATTGAGAAAGATCTATTTACGCCGGTTTTTGCGATGAGCAGGACGTCGGGATGGGTGGCTCATATTCTTGAACAGTACAGTGATAACCGGCTGATCAGGCCGAGGGCCGAGTATAACGGACCGGGACTCCGTCCATATCTGGCGATGAGTGAGCGCTGA
- the pstB gene encoding phosphate ABC transporter ATP-binding protein PstB: MMIQLDTNIANFAKGKSEETPVQIDVKDVNIYYGSNHAVKDVNMPIHEKSITALIGPSGCGKSTFIRTINRMNDLIPTARCEGNILYRDNNILNSKIDVVQLRKEIGMVFQQPNPFPKSISENIQLPLKFAGMHNKKILKETTESCLKEVGLWDEVKNRLDHSATGLSGGQQQRLCIARALALKPSVLLLDEPTSALDPVSTSKIEELLLKLKEEYTIVIVTHNMQQAARIADYTAFFYQGELVEFGMTKDLFTNPGKKSTADYISGRFG, from the coding sequence ATGATGATTCAATTGGATACCAACATCGCAAACTTTGCCAAGGGTAAAAGCGAAGAGACACCGGTACAGATTGATGTTAAGGACGTTAATATTTATTACGGCAGCAATCATGCGGTTAAAGATGTGAATATGCCGATCCATGAAAAATCGATTACAGCGCTGATCGGCCCTTCAGGCTGCGGCAAGTCGACATTCATCCGCACGATTAACCGAATGAACGACTTGATACCAACCGCCCGATGCGAGGGCAATATTCTTTATCGTGATAATAATATTTTAAATTCAAAGATTGATGTTGTTCAGCTGCGTAAGGAAATCGGTATGGTTTTTCAGCAGCCCAATCCGTTTCCAAAGTCAATCAGTGAGAATATCCAGCTTCCTCTGAAGTTTGCAGGGATGCACAATAAAAAAATACTGAAAGAGACCACAGAAAGTTGCCTGAAGGAAGTCGGGTTATGGGATGAAGTGAAAAACCGTCTCGACCATTCGGCGACAGGTCTGTCAGGTGGGCAGCAGCAACGTTTATGCATTGCAAGGGCTTTGGCTTTAAAGCCAAGTGTACTCCTGCTCGATGAACCGACTTCAGCGCTTGACCCTGTATCTACTTCCAAAATTGAAGAACTCCTTCTTAAGCTGAAGGAAGAGTATACGATCGTTATCGTGACACATAATATGCAGCAGGCGGCTCGAATTGCTGACTATACAGCTTTCTTTTATCAAGGGGAGCTCGTTGAATTCGGCATGACGAAAGATTTGTTTACTAATCCGGGGAAAAAGAGTACGGCTGACTACATTTCAGGACGTTTTGGATGA
- a CDS encoding IS1182 family transposase — MPIIRQMSLFGVQELFEMEPTHRYDAIISALNLDKIYHAVSKKTHLGAPEELNYSAMIISAFIRIVERIPTIKDLIKRLNQDIAFKLNCDFLVSDPTPSESSYSRLITKLEESKILEVVQEQVIAQAIAEGFIRDDTVAIDATHFEARDQAPPKEEKPDKEPKKRGRKSKEERENWLADQAKKEANLPLFEKKIEAQLDAPLSELRAQVPKDPKWGIKKNSEGKNVFWFGYKGHLAVSTTSQYILQALFSSGNLNGGKAAIPLLKGIKERLSLPTLRYETMDAGYDYEPIYQQIYTMGHQSVIAYNKRNESKPEGFNKYFALTCFREHAYRYDSYDAKYETLKYTQPKECVDCPLAHEGICQKVYKLKITTDLRRYTAPARGSKAWRNIFKRRTAVERVNAYLKEFFQLNNVRYRTGKRAKVHFDLVTLIYNASKLAADRINALLNQKYPAASSKKI, encoded by the coding sequence GTGCCCATTATACGACAAATGAGTTTATTTGGCGTCCAGGAATTATTTGAAATGGAACCTACCCATCGCTATGACGCCATTATTTCAGCTTTGAATCTGGATAAAATCTACCATGCGGTAAGCAAAAAAACGCATCTTGGAGCACCTGAAGAATTAAACTATTCAGCCATGATTATTTCCGCTTTTATTCGGATTGTTGAACGCATTCCAACGATCAAAGACCTGATCAAACGACTCAATCAAGACATTGCTTTTAAACTGAACTGTGACTTTCTTGTTTCCGATCCTACCCCTTCCGAATCCTCCTATTCCCGGTTGATTACCAAACTGGAGGAGTCAAAGATCTTGGAAGTCGTTCAGGAACAAGTCATTGCCCAAGCCATCGCCGAAGGATTTATCAGGGACGATACCGTTGCCATTGATGCCACACATTTCGAAGCGCGTGATCAGGCCCCACCCAAAGAAGAAAAGCCGGACAAAGAGCCGAAAAAGCGTGGCCGAAAGTCCAAAGAGGAACGTGAAAACTGGCTCGCTGACCAAGCGAAAAAAGAAGCGAATCTGCCCCTTTTTGAAAAGAAAATTGAGGCTCAACTGGACGCTCCTCTTTCAGAGCTGCGTGCACAAGTTCCGAAAGACCCGAAGTGGGGCATTAAAAAGAACAGCGAAGGCAAGAATGTGTTTTGGTTTGGCTATAAGGGCCATTTAGCCGTGAGCACGACCAGCCAATATATTTTGCAGGCTTTGTTCTCCTCAGGCAACCTGAATGGCGGAAAGGCGGCCATTCCATTGCTTAAAGGAATAAAAGAACGGTTATCCTTGCCCACTTTACGTTATGAAACCATGGATGCCGGTTACGATTACGAACCGATCTATCAACAGATTTACACTATGGGTCATCAATCCGTGATCGCGTACAACAAACGGAATGAATCAAAGCCAGAAGGGTTCAATAAGTACTTCGCACTCACCTGTTTCAGAGAGCATGCTTATCGCTATGACAGCTATGATGCCAAGTATGAAACCTTAAAATATACGCAACCCAAAGAATGTGTGGATTGCCCACTAGCCCATGAAGGGATCTGTCAAAAAGTGTATAAATTAAAAATCACGACAGATCTTCGACGATACACGGCACCTGCCCGAGGATCTAAAGCATGGCGAAACATTTTTAAACGCCGAACTGCAGTAGAACGAGTAAACGCCTATTTGAAGGAATTCTTTCAACTCAACAATGTGCGTTACCGAACCGGAAAACGGGCAAAAGTACATTTCGATCTTGTGACATTGATTTACAATGCATCAAAATTAGCTGCAGACCGCATCAATGCTTTATTAAATCAAAAGTACCCAGCAGCATCATCAAAAAAGATTTAA
- a CDS encoding acyl-CoA thioesterase, translated as MKTSRTRIVARYNETDKMGIIHHSQYVIWFEVARTDWIKQSGLSFRQIEERGLMMPVLGIEVHYHSPALFDDAVIVETTIKNYDSVKMSFSYKVMKEADGTLLVDGTSLHCWTDEQMRPISLRKKDPELHQLILNEAELS; from the coding sequence TTGAAAACTTCCAGGACAAGGATTGTAGCGAGATATAATGAAACAGATAAAATGGGCATTATTCATCACAGCCAGTATGTCATCTGGTTTGAAGTTGCCCGCACGGACTGGATTAAGCAGTCCGGCCTTTCTTTCCGCCAGATAGAGGAAAGAGGGCTGATGATGCCGGTACTTGGAATCGAGGTTCACTACCATTCACCGGCACTGTTTGATGATGCGGTCATTGTTGAAACCACGATAAAAAATTATGACAGTGTTAAGATGAGTTTCAGCTATAAAGTGATGAAAGAAGCGGACGGCACGCTGCTTGTTGATGGCACGAGCCTGCATTGCTGGACTGACGAACAAATGCGTCCGATTTCTCTTAGAAAAAAAGATCCGGAGCTGCATCAGCTGATCCTTAACGAGGCGGAGCTGTCATGA
- a CDS encoding phosphate ABC transporter substrate-binding protein, with translation MKKKSLLTLGLLLALSVILVLGACGNGSGSSSSSSSSSSSSSSSSSSSSSKALSGKLTLGGSTALQPLAAQAAKEFMANNPNVQIDVQGGGSGTGLSQVQAGNFDIGDSDIFAENGKNIDAKALTDYKVAVVAMTAAVNPKAGVTNLSKADLQKVFTGQVTNWSQVGGKNVKITLVNRSASSGTRKTFDQFALDGKTPANGITQDSSNTVKKIVAQTPGAIGYLALSYFTPGDKSVVALSIDGVQATEANVASGKFPVWAYEHMYTKGKPSALAKAFLDYMMSSTVQTKDLSAQGYIAVDKLTVQRDATGKITAK, from the coding sequence ATGAAAAAGAAAAGTTTGCTAACGCTTGGCCTGCTCCTTGCTTTATCAGTTATTCTTGTTCTCGGAGCATGCGGGAACGGCAGCGGAAGCAGCTCAAGCAGCAGTTCGAGCAGCAGTTCAAGCTCTTCTTCAAGTTCAAGCTCGAGTTCAAAGGCACTTTCCGGTAAACTTACACTGGGTGGTTCTACAGCGTTGCAGCCGTTAGCTGCGCAGGCCGCAAAAGAATTTATGGCCAACAATCCTAACGTCCAGATTGATGTTCAGGGCGGCGGAAGCGGCACCGGCTTGAGCCAGGTACAGGCTGGAAACTTTGACATCGGTGATTCCGACATTTTTGCTGAAAACGGAAAGAATATCGATGCAAAAGCTCTTACGGACTACAAAGTAGCTGTTGTTGCTATGACTGCTGCTGTTAACCCAAAAGCAGGCGTAACAAATCTTTCAAAAGCTGATCTTCAGAAAGTATTCACTGGCCAGGTTACAAACTGGAGCCAGGTTGGCGGAAAAAATGTTAAAATTACATTGGTAAACCGCTCGGCAAGTTCAGGTACACGGAAAACGTTTGATCAGTTCGCTTTGGATGGTAAGACACCGGCTAACGGCATTACGCAGGATTCTTCGAACACGGTTAAAAAAATTGTCGCTCAGACTCCTGGCGCTATTGGCTATCTCGCATTGTCTTATTTCACACCTGGCGATAAATCAGTAGTAGCACTTTCCATCGACGGTGTACAGGCAACTGAAGCCAACGTTGCTTCCGGCAAGTTCCCGGTTTGGGCTTATGAACACATGTATACAAAAGGCAAACCTTCTGCTTTGGCTAAGGCATTCCTCGATTACATGATGAGCAGCACTGTTCAGACCAAAGATCTTTCGGCTCAGGGTTATATTGCGGTGGACAAGTTAACTGTTCAGCGTGATGCTACTGGGAAAATAACTGCAAAGTAA
- the pstC gene encoding phosphate ABC transporter permease subunit PstC — MKINRAAIAQAPGKSPKPSLLREKGLAKGLIDHYSETRGKIVIYGSALLMIIAVVAITLFLTVQGLRSFVVDHINFWSFITGTTWNPDQSIAGKVSYGAFPFIFGSLAVTLLAAVFATPVAVGCAVFMAELAKKWGQRVLQPVIEILVGIPSVVYGLIGLTVIVPFMRVHFGGSGFNLLAGALVVGVMILPTVASIAADSLRAVPDTLREASYAIGGTKWQTIWRVVIPAAGSSLVTAIILGMSRAFGEALAVQMVIGNTNTMPHSIFDPAATLTTIITLSMGDTTAGSIPNDVLWTLGLILLVISYIFILIIRMLSRRRNA, encoded by the coding sequence ATGAAAATCAATAGGGCCGCAATCGCTCAAGCACCGGGAAAATCTCCCAAACCATCTTTATTGAGAGAAAAAGGGCTGGCGAAAGGCCTCATCGACCATTATAGTGAGACTAGAGGCAAAATAGTTATATATGGTAGCGCTCTTCTCATGATTATTGCGGTGGTTGCGATTACGCTATTTTTGACTGTACAGGGGCTTCGATCTTTTGTTGTCGACCATATAAATTTTTGGTCATTTATTACAGGCACAACATGGAATCCGGATCAATCGATAGCAGGAAAAGTTTCTTATGGAGCGTTCCCGTTTATTTTCGGCTCGCTAGCAGTAACGCTGCTTGCAGCTGTTTTCGCGACACCAGTAGCTGTTGGATGCGCCGTTTTCATGGCTGAACTGGCAAAAAAATGGGGCCAGAGAGTATTGCAGCCTGTGATAGAGATTCTTGTCGGCATACCCTCAGTTGTTTATGGTTTGATCGGCCTTACTGTTATTGTACCCTTCATGCGCGTGCATTTTGGAGGGTCCGGTTTTAATCTGCTTGCAGGTGCGCTGGTTGTCGGCGTTATGATATTGCCCACCGTTGCCAGCATTGCAGCCGACAGCCTGCGCGCGGTACCAGATACATTGCGTGAAGCATCTTATGCCATAGGCGGAACGAAGTGGCAAACCATCTGGCGGGTGGTCATCCCTGCAGCGGGTTCAAGTCTCGTCACAGCAATCATCCTCGGTATGTCAAGAGCTTTCGGAGAGGCGCTCGCTGTTCAAATGGTGATTGGCAATACGAATACGATGCCTCACTCTATTTTTGATCCGGCGGCTACTTTAACGACAATTATTACATTGAGCATGGGTGATACGACAGCGGGAAGCATACCGAACGATGTCCTCTGGACACTTGGACTGATTCTGCTTGTTATTTCCTATATATTTATTTTAATTATTCGGATGCTCTCAAGAAGGAGGAATGCGTGA
- the ytvI gene encoding sporulation integral membrane protein YtvI: MSAPNAKPFRDYLFMVLRALLVVAIIGLALTISYFAVRMALPFLIACLLSLFLNPVVTFIVKKTGISRGLASFLLLFLVFSLAVSLLLFISIALIRGITSLTKTVPGQLESLFGDLQTLFFTKLLPSWEKAVHIFSGLTSSQQRLIQVNFESMTGTLINFLNDSATRLLSSLTQFVSSLPDTLFSTLFIFLAAFFLSKDSEQIKTRLSHLAYFSALRTPAVKMWQELKKTCSGFVRAQLILVTLTMILLYFGLLVLKADHPFTIAFISGMVDLIPYLGTGIVFIPWILYQFLMHHYFYAIGLTALYTASVIQRQLIEPKILATGIGLDPLVLLIALYFGFRWLGFAGLIISPLTLIMVRVLYKAGAWHLIWNYITGNKTS, encoded by the coding sequence ATGAGCGCTCCTAACGCTAAGCCCTTCAGAGATTATTTGTTCATGGTACTGCGCGCACTGCTTGTTGTTGCAATAATCGGGCTGGCACTGACCATCTCATATTTTGCCGTCCGCATGGCTCTGCCCTTCCTGATCGCCTGTCTGCTGTCCCTGTTCCTTAATCCGGTTGTGACATTCATTGTGAAGAAAACCGGTATATCCCGCGGCCTGGCTTCATTTCTTCTGCTCTTTCTTGTATTCTCTCTTGCCGTCAGTCTGCTGCTCTTCATCTCTATTGCATTGATTAGGGGCATCACCTCGCTCACAAAGACTGTGCCCGGACAGCTTGAGTCACTGTTTGGCGATCTACAGACATTATTTTTTACAAAACTTCTCCCATCCTGGGAAAAAGCAGTTCATATTTTCTCAGGACTCACGAGCAGCCAGCAGCGTTTGATACAGGTCAATTTTGAAAGCATGACCGGAACATTGATCAATTTTCTGAACGATTCTGCCACCAGGCTGCTTTCAAGTTTGACACAATTTGTATCCTCTCTGCCTGATACCCTTTTTTCAACTCTATTTATTTTTCTTGCGGCATTCTTTCTTTCCAAAGACTCGGAACAAATCAAAACAAGGTTATCTCATTTGGCTTATTTCTCAGCACTTCGAACACCGGCGGTAAAAATGTGGCAGGAGCTGAAAAAAACATGTAGCGGATTTGTACGGGCCCAGCTTATTCTTGTTACTTTAACTATGATTCTTCTATATTTCGGGCTCCTTGTTTTGAAAGCTGACCATCCGTTTACGATTGCCTTTATTTCAGGAATGGTCGATCTGATTCCTTATCTTGGGACCGGCATTGTTTTTATTCCCTGGATTCTGTACCAGTTTCTGATGCACCACTATTTTTATGCGATTGGACTGACGGCTCTGTATACTGCTTCAGTCATCCAGCGCCAGCTGATTGAGCCAAAGATTCTTGCAACCGGCATCGGACTGGATCCGCTTGTCCTGCTAATCGCACTTTACTTCGGATTCAGATGGCTCGGATTTGCCGGGCTGATTATCTCGCCCCTTACGCTCATCATGGTCAGAGTACTTTACAAGGCAGGTGCATGGCACTTGATCTGGAACTACATCACCGGAAACAAGACAAGTTAA